The Thermus antranikianii DSM 12462 DNA segment GAGGGGCCCCTTCTCGCCTGGACCTACCTCTACCTGGGGGACCTCGAGGGGGCGGTTTGGCTTCCCCAAGGGGTGTGGCCGGCCTAGGCTTCCCCCGGGTCGGGAAGGACGGGAAACCCCTCCCTAAGGGCTGCTCCCGCCAAGCGCGCATCCAGGGTTACAAAGGGAAGGTCCTGGGGCCGGCCCCGGCTGGCCACCCAGGCTGCGGCCAGCTGAAGGGCATCCCCGGTTCGCAAGGGGTGGGCGAAGAGGAGGCGCCGTGCGGTTTTCCGCACCTCCTCCCCCGGCAACACCTCGTACCACGCCCTTTGTAACCTTTCCAGACGATCCAGGGCTTTGGCCAGGGGCGCATCCTTTAGGGTTCCCTCTCGGGCTTTGCGGGCAAGGGCGGAAACCAGTTCCAGCTCGGTTCCCCACCAGACCACCACCAAAGGATTTTCCAGATAGAGGTTCTGCACCCTTTCCGTGGCGGCCTCGAGGGCCAGAAGGGGAAGAAGAGCCGAGGCGTCCCAAAACCTCATCCTTCCTCCCGTCGCTCCTCCAAAAGGGCCTCCACCAGCCCGGGTATCCGGGGCATTTCGGCAAAGTCCAACACCTCCCCGCTCCCCGGACGCACCATTCCCAGGCGTACCAGCTCTTCCAGGCCCTCGGGCAAGGCGGCGGGCACCAGCCTGGCCACGGGTTTGCCGCGGTCTAGGATGAGGATCTCCTCCCCTGAGCGCACCTCCCTTAGGAGCTTGGAGAGGTGGGCCTTGGCCTGGCTTACCGACACCCTGCGCATAAGACCATTATAGTCGATTATAGTATGACCATGAAGGTCCTTATAGTGGCCCCCGAGGCCTATCCCCTGGTGAAGGTGGGGGGGCTCGCCGACGTGGTGGGGGCCCTGCCCAAGGCCTTAAGGCCCCTGGGGGTGGAGGCCACGGTGCTTCTTCCCTGGCACCGCTTTGTGAGGGCGCAAAGGGTGGGGGAGGTGGCCTACGCCTTCGCCGGACAGGAGGAAAGGGCTCCCCTGGGGGAGCGGTGGGAGGAGGGGGTGCGGTTTCTCCTTCTGGGCGTGCCCGGGTTTGAACGGGACCGGGTTTACGGCTACCCCGACGACGTGGAGCGCTACCTCCGCTTTGCCGTGGCGGCGGGCCGGGTGGCCCTGGGGTTTGACCTGGTCCACGCCCACGACTGGACCGCTGCCCTCCTGCCCCTTACCGCCAGGGTGCCCGCCGTCTACACCATTCACAACCTGGCCCACCAGGGCCTGGTGGACCCCGCCCTCTTCTTCCACTGGACGGGGCTTCCGTGGAGCCTTTTCCACATGGAGGCCCTGGAGTTCTACGGCCAGGTGAACCTGATGAAGGGGGGTATTGTCTTCGCCCGGGCCGTGACCACGGTGAGCCCCTCGTATGCGGAGGAGATCCAGACCCCGGAGTTCGGCATGGGGCTGGATGGGGTACTGAGGCGCCATGCGGGTAAGCTTTTCGGCATCCTGAATGGATTGGACCTCGAGGTCTTTGACCCGGCCAAGGACCCCCACCTTCCCGCCCCCTACTCCCGGGAGGATGTAAGGGGCAAGGCCCTGGCGCAAAAGGCCCTTTGGGAGCGCACGGGGCTTAAGGGGCCCCTCCTCGCCTACGTGGGCCGGCTGGACGGGCAAAAGGGCCTGGACCTTATCCTGAAGGCCATTCCCCGTTTGAAGGAGCTGGGCTTTTACCTCTTGGTCCAGGGGGTGGGGGACGAGGGTCTAGCGCAGGCCCTGAGGCAGGTGGAGGAGGAGAATCCCGGCTTCGTGCGCTTTGTGGAGGCCTACGACGAGGCCTTGGCCCGCCTGGCCTACGCGGGGGCAGACGCCCTTTTGGTGCCGAGCCGCTTTGAACCCTGCGGTCTGGTGCAGATGATCGCCCAGCGCTACGGCACCCCGCCCGTGGCCCGGGCGGTGGGGGGGCTTAAGGACACCATAGAGGATGGCCGCACGGGGGTGCTCTTCCAAACCTACCACCCCGAGGGCCTCCTCTACGGGGTCTTGCGCCTTTTCCGCTTGGGGCCGGAGGCCCTGGGCCTGAGGGGCATGGAGAAGGACTTCTCCTGGGAAGGGTCCTCTCGGGCCTACCTGGAGGTCTACCGAAAGGCCCTGGGCTAACATGGGAGGGATGCTTCAGGACCTCGAGGCCAAGGCCCTGGCGGGGGATGCGGAGGCCCAGGCCCTGCTCCACTTTCTCCGGCTCCTAAGGCACAAGGAGTACCAGGAGGCCAGGGCCTATGCGGAAGGCTTCCCCGAGGAGCTTAGGGAGAGGCTTTTAGCCGGGCTTAGCCTGCTGGAGGAAGCCCCTGAACGCCTGGAAGACCCCCTGTTCGCCGCGGAGCGGGAGGTGCTCTTGGGGGTAAGGGCCGTGAGGGAGGGGAGAAAGGAGGAGGCCGAGGCCCGTTTTCAAAAGGCCCTTGCCCTGGATCCCCATCACCACCGGGCCCTCAGCAACCTGGGCAACCTCCACCTGGAAAGGGGGGAGCTGGAGGCGGCCTTGGATCTTTACCGGCGGGCTTTGAAACTGGCCCCGGAGGACCCCCTGATCCACGAGAACCTGGCGGCCCTTTACAAGAGGAAGGGGGACCTGGACAGGATGGTAGCCCACATGAAGCAGGCCACCCGCCTCAAGATGCGCCCGCCTGTTTCCCTAGATCCCCTGACGGGAAAACCCCAGCGCCGTCCGCTTCACCGCCTTATTCCCCTTTGGGTCTGGGTGTTCCTCCTCACCCTCCTGGCCTACCTTCTCCTGAAGAAGCCCTAGGGCCTGGTCCAAGGCGCCCAGGGAACGCCCTTCCGAAAGCAGGCGTCGCCAAAGCCGCCCCCCAGGCTGCCCCCGAAAGAGGTTCATCATGTGCCTCAGCACCGCCCACGGAGGGGTACCCTTTTGCGCCTCCGCTTCCAGGTAGAGCCGCATGCGCCGGGCCACATCCAGCCGGCTTGGCCTATGCGCCAGGCCGAACACCCGCCGGTCCGCCTCCGCCAGCACGAAGGGGTCCTCGTAGACCGCCCGGCCCATCATGACCCCGTCCACCTTCTTCAGGTGGGGAAGGGCTTCCTCCAGGGTTCGCACCCCTCCGTTCAGAATAAAGGTGAGGTGGGGAAAGTCCGCCTTGAGCCGGTGGACCCAGTCGTGGCGCAAGGGGGGAACCTCCCGGTTTTTCCGGGTGGAGAGGCTAAGGAGGGCGCTACGGGCGTGGACGATGAAGACCCGCACCCCGGTTTCCGCATACGCTTCCACCCAGCGGGCGAGGAGGGGGTAGCTTTCCCCTTCCACCCCCAGCCGGAGCTTCACCGTGACGGGGATGTCCACCGCTTCCACCATGGCCTTGAGGATCTCCCTCACCCTTATGGGGTCCAGGAGGAGGCAGGCGCCAAACCCCCCCTCCTGGGCCTTTTCCGAGGGGCAACCCAGGTTTAGGTTCACCTCGTTGTATCCCCAGGCCTGGCCGATCCGCGCCGCCTCCGCTAGGCTTTTGGGATCCGAGCCCGCAAGCTGCAGGGCGATGGGGTGCTCCTCGGGGTGGAAGGCAAGGAGCTTTTCGGCTTTTCCCCGGAGCACCGCCTGGTCCACGGTCATCTCCGTGTAAAGCCGCACCTTGCGGCTGATCTGGCGGACCAGGTAGCGGAAGTGCCGGTCCGTCCGGTCCACCATGGGGGCCACGGATAGGCGGTGGTCAGACACCCTGCAAGACCTCCTCCGGGGACAGGATTCTGGGCTCGCGGAAGGCGATGTCCTCTTCTTCCCCTTCCTCGATCACCTCGAGGCCCGGGTATTTTGCCCGGAGCAACTCCACCAGCTCTTGCACCAGGTCCTCGGGGGTGCTGGCGGCGGAGGTGATGCCCGCGCTTTCGGCACCCTGAAGCCACTCCTCCTGGAGATCCTTGGCGCTTTCCAAGCGGTAGGCTCTGCCGGTAAGGCTTTGGGCCAGTTCCAAAAGGCGCATCCCGTTGGAGGAGTGGGGGCTGGTGAGCACCAGGAAGAGGTCCACGTGGGGGGCGATGCGCCGCACCGCCTCCTGACGGTTCTGGGTGGCGTAGCAAAGGTCCTTTCGCCTGGGCACCACCAGCTTGGGGAAGCGGGCCTTGAGGATCTCTATGGTCTTTAAGGTGTCCTCCACGCTCAGGGTGGTCTGGGTGAGGACCACCACCCGTTCCGGGTCGGGGACCTCCACCGTGCGCGGGTCCGCCAGGCGGGGGTCCTTGCCCACGTGGGTGTGCACCGCCACCAGGATGGTCCTTTCCGGGGCCTCCCCGTAAGTGCCCTTCACCTCCTGATGGTCGGCGGAATCCCCCACCAGGAGGATCCAGTACCCTTCCTGGGCATAGCGCCTGGCCTCGATGTGCACCTTGGTGACCAGGGGACAGGTGGCGTCCAGGATGTGGAAGCCCATCTCCGCCGCCTGCCTGCGCACGGCCGGAGGGTGGCCGTGGGCGGAAAAGACCAGGGTGCCCGCCAGGGGCCTTTCCCGGCGAAGGCTATCGATCTCGGAAAGGTCCTCCACGAAGTGCACCCCCTTGGCCCTAAGCCGCTCCACCACCGCCCGGTTGTGGACGATCTCGTGGTACACCACCAGTTCCCCCTGGGGTTTCAGGGC contains these protein-coding regions:
- a CDS encoding type II toxin-antitoxin system VapC family toxin, with translation MRFWDASALLPLLALEAATERVQNLYLENPLVVVWWGTELELVSALARKAREGTLKDAPLAKALDRLERLQRAWYEVLPGEEVRKTARRLLFAHPLRTGDALQLAAAWVASRGRPQDLPFVTLDARLAGAALREGFPVLPDPGEA
- a CDS encoding type II toxin-antitoxin system Phd/YefM family antitoxin; its protein translation is MRRVSVSQAKAHLSKLLREVRSGEEILILDRGKPVARLVPAALPEGLEELVRLGMVRPGSGEVLDFAEMPRIPGLVEALLEERREEG
- a CDS encoding glycogen synthase; amino-acid sequence: MKVLIVAPEAYPLVKVGGLADVVGALPKALRPLGVEATVLLPWHRFVRAQRVGEVAYAFAGQEERAPLGERWEEGVRFLLLGVPGFERDRVYGYPDDVERYLRFAVAAGRVALGFDLVHAHDWTAALLPLTARVPAVYTIHNLAHQGLVDPALFFHWTGLPWSLFHMEALEFYGQVNLMKGGIVFARAVTTVSPSYAEEIQTPEFGMGLDGVLRRHAGKLFGILNGLDLEVFDPAKDPHLPAPYSREDVRGKALAQKALWERTGLKGPLLAYVGRLDGQKGLDLILKAIPRLKELGFYLLVQGVGDEGLAQALRQVEEENPGFVRFVEAYDEALARLAYAGADALLVPSRFEPCGLVQMIAQRYGTPPVARAVGGLKDTIEDGRTGVLFQTYHPEGLLYGVLRLFRLGPEALGLRGMEKDFSWEGSSRAYLEVYRKALG
- a CDS encoding tetratricopeptide repeat protein, whose amino-acid sequence is MLQDLEAKALAGDAEAQALLHFLRLLRHKEYQEARAYAEGFPEELRERLLAGLSLLEEAPERLEDPLFAAEREVLLGVRAVREGRKEEAEARFQKALALDPHHHRALSNLGNLHLERGELEAALDLYRRALKLAPEDPLIHENLAALYKRKGDLDRMVAHMKQATRLKMRPPVSLDPLTGKPQRRPLHRLIPLWVWVFLLTLLAYLLLKKP
- the dusA gene encoding tRNA dihydrouridine(20/20a) synthase DusA yields the protein MSDHRLSVAPMVDRTDRHFRYLVRQISRKVRLYTEMTVDQAVLRGKAEKLLAFHPEEHPIALQLAGSDPKSLAEAARIGQAWGYNEVNLNLGCPSEKAQEGGFGACLLLDPIRVREILKAMVEAVDIPVTVKLRLGVEGESYPLLARWVEAYAETGVRVFIVHARSALLSLSTRKNREVPPLRHDWVHRLKADFPHLTFILNGGVRTLEEALPHLKKVDGVMMGRAVYEDPFVLAEADRRVFGLAHRPSRLDVARRMRLYLEAEAQKGTPPWAVLRHMMNLFRGQPGGRLWRRLLSEGRSLGALDQALGLLQEKVGQEGEEEHPDPKGNKAVKRTALGFSRQGI
- the ispH gene encoding 4-hydroxy-3-methylbut-2-enyl diphosphate reductase produces the protein MEGMERGLKRLYLARPRGFCAGVVMAIQTVERWAEALKPQGELVVYHEIVHNRAVVERLRAKGVHFVEDLSEIDSLRRERPLAGTLVFSAHGHPPAVRRQAAEMGFHILDATCPLVTKVHIEARRYAQEGYWILLVGDSADHQEVKGTYGEAPERTILVAVHTHVGKDPRLADPRTVEVPDPERVVVLTQTTLSVEDTLKTIEILKARFPKLVVPRRKDLCYATQNRQEAVRRIAPHVDLFLVLTSPHSSNGMRLLELAQSLTGRAYRLESAKDLQEEWLQGAESAGITSAASTPEDLVQELVELLRAKYPGLEVIEEGEEEDIAFREPRILSPEEVLQGV